Proteins encoded together in one Carya illinoinensis cultivar Pawnee chromosome 3, C.illinoinensisPawnee_v1, whole genome shotgun sequence window:
- the LOC122303385 gene encoding UPF0481 protein At3g47200-like, producing the protein MASIDEDSVTASIVATISQDLTMPPKPSIFRTPTILSRHNPQAYIPGAFSFGPLHHKNPNISYLERTEKIKERYLKSLISRLHSPETMPRELVRSIASVEREARKCYAGPIDCTPGEFVRILITDGCFIIELFRKYTYTDLRDRDDPIFTMACMLQFLYNDLILLENQVPWMVLERLFAMTERGRPKRRLVQLATDFFSNFLSSTMPPPEVVNDLQIEDIEHILDLLRKWLILSIEEDEYINKSAWQLIPSATSLVEAGIKFKRGKPNMSILSINFNDGVLEIPPLLIQETTETVYRNLIAFEQCYPKCEARFTSYAVLLDNLISTSKDINILCKNNILDSWLNPEDAVHFFRKLYHNTYVKEYHYLHICQKVNEYCKLSWPRWRAALVSNYFFTPWAGTSTVAAAVLLLLTLVQTVFTVIKK; encoded by the coding sequence ATGGCATCAATCGATGAAGATAGCGTTACAGCTTCTATAGTAGCTACAATATCCCAAGATCTGACAATGCCTCCCAAGCCTTCCATCTTCAGAACCCCTACCATACTCTCCAGGCATAATCCACAAGCTTACATTCCTGGTGCATTTTCCTTTGGCCCTCTTCATCATAAAAATCCAAATATTTCATACTTGGAACGAACAGAAAAAATCAAAGAGAGGTATCTGAAAAGCCTTATCTCTAGGTTACACTCTCCTGAGACAATGCCAAGGGAACTTGTGAGATCCATCGCATCCGTAGAGAGAGAAGCTCGTAAATGTTATGCAGGACCAATCGATTGCACCCCAGGTGAGTTTGTAAGAATTTTGATAACCGATGGTTGCTTCATCATTGAGTTGTTCCGCAAGTATACTTATACTGACCTTAGAGACAGAGATGATCCAATTTTTACAATGGCTTGCATGCTTCAATTTCTCTACAATGACTTGATATTGTTGGAAAACCAAGTACCTTGGATGGTACTTGAGCGTTTGTTTGCAATGACGGAACGTGGTAGACCAAAAAGGCGGCTTGTGCAACTTGCAACagattttttttctaactttttGTCATCCACAATGCCTCCTCCTGAGGTCGTGAATGATCTCCAGATCGAAGACATCGAGCATATCCTCGACCTGCTTAGAAAATGGTTGATTTTATCAATCGAAGAAGACGAATACATAAACAAATCGGCATGGCAACTCATTCCTTCCGCCACGAGCCTAGTCGAGGCTGGCATCAAATTTAAAAGGGGCAAACCCAACATGAGCATCCTGAGCATAAACTTTAACGATGGTGTCCTTGAGATCCCTCCTTTACTAATTCAAGAGACGACAGAAACCGTCTATCGAAATCTTATCGCTTTTGAACAGTGTTACCCCAAATGCGAAGCTAGGTTCACTTCATATGCAGTACTCCTCGACAACCTCATTAGCACTTCCAAGGATATCAACATTCTTTGCAAGAACAACATTCTTGATAGCTGGTTGAACCCAGAGGATGCAGTCCACTTTTTTCGCAAGCTTTACCACAATACTTATGTCAAGGAATACCATTACCTACATATTTGCCAGAAAGTGAATGAATATTGCAAACTTAGTTGGCCTAGATGGCGTGCAGCTTTGGTGAGCAATTATTTCTTCACTCCATGGGCTGGTACTTCGACAGTGGCTGCTGCTGTGCTGTTGTTGCTCACATTAGTACAAACTGTGTTCAccgtaataaaaaaatag
- the LOC122302731 gene encoding UPF0481 protein At3g47200-like isoform X2: MGIRFFKFGYFSNIKTKHFVVIRVKGKKRVKTSELPRRHHPSVQGSVRCHARQRRKIRKQNQNMALNQGDSATITIESLTSLIEHTRSHDLFIPPKPSIFKTPVILSRHNEQAYIPDAFSFGPIHHNKPNFKASEKIKARYLDHLISRSTSPDTKLTEIVKSIEAVEKKARKCYACPIDYTPGEFVRILVIDGCFIIELFRKNSYTELREVDDPIFTMSCMLQFLYHDLILLENQLPWMVLERLFGLTMERRQSKPLMQLAVEFFANIFSSTPPPVVYPIQDIEHILDLFRRLLISSVGGEGERELGWQLMPSATSLVEAGVKLRRSEYKSILDMKFINGVLEIPPLLIQETTETVFRNLVSFEQCYANCDAWFTSYVVLLQNLINTAKDLDILCENEIIDKWSNLEDAPQFFNKIYNNTYVKKYHYLGLCQKVNRYCQRRWPRWRTVLVRNYFNTPWSTLSTVVVAMLLILLFLQTLYTIIK; this comes from the exons ATGGGAATTCGCTTTTTTAAATTTGGCTACTTTAGCAATATAAAAACCAAGCACTTCGTCGTGATCAGAGTGAAGGGTAAGAAAAGGGTTAAGACGAGTGAACTTCCCCGAAGGCATCATCCATCTGTTCAAGGAAGCGTACGTTGCCATGCTCG ACAAAGAAGGAAGATCAGGAAACAGAACCAAAATATGGCTTTGAACCAAGGAGATAGCGCCACAATCACTATCGAATCCCTGACATCTTTGATAGAACATACAAGATCCCATGATCTGTTCATACCCCCTAAGCCTTCCATCTTTAAAACGCCAGTAATACTCAGCAGGCATAATGAACAAGCTTACATCCCTGACGCGTTTTCTTTTGGCCCTATTCATCATAACAAACCAAACTTCAAAGCCTCAGAAAAAATCAAAGCTAGGTATCTGGATCACCTTATCTCTAGGTCAACCTCTCCGGATACAAAGCTAACAGAAATCGTCAAATCCATCGAGGCTGTGGAGAAAAAGGCTCGTAAATGTTATGCATGTCCAATCGATTACACCCCAGGTGAATTTGTAAGAATTTTGGTAATTGATGGTTGCTTCATCATTGAGCTGTTCCGCAAGAATTCTTATACTGAGCTTAGAGAAGTAGATGATCCAATTTTTACTATGTCTTGCATGCTTCAATTTCTTTACCATGACTTGATATTGCTTGAAAACCAACTTCCTTGGATGGTACTTGAacgcttgtttggcttaaccaTGGAACGTAGACAAAGCAAGCCTCTAATGCAACTTGCAGTAGAGTTTTTTGCTAATATTTTCTCATCCACACCTCCTCCCGTGGTTTACCCAATCCAAGACATAGAGCATATTCTTGACCTGTTTAGAAGATTGTTGATTTCATCAGTTGGAGGAGAAGGAGAACGGGAGCTAGGGTGGCAACTCATGCCTTCTGCAACGAGCCTCGTCGAGGCTGGAGTCAAATTGAGAAGGAGTGAGTACAAAAGCATCTTGGACATGAAGTTCATCAATGGCGTCCTTGAGATTCCTCCGTTATTGATTCAAGAGACAACAGAAACTGTCTTTCGGAATCTTGTCAGCTTTGAACAATGTTACGCCAATTGTGATGCTTGGTTCACTTCCTATGTTGTTCTCTTACAAAACCTCATAAACACGGCCAAAGATCTGGACATACTCTGCGAGAACGAGATTATTGATAAGTGGTCTAATCTAGAGGATGCACCCCAGTTCTTTAACAAGATTTACAACAATACTTATGTCAAGAAATACCATTACCTAGGACTTTGTCAGAAAGTGAATAGATATTGCCAGCGCAGGTGGCCTAGGTGGCGTACAGTGCTTGTGCGCAACTATTTCAACACCCCTTGGTCTACTCTTTCGACAGTGGTCGTTGCTATGCTTTTGATCCTCCTTTTTTTACAAACTTTGTACACCATAATTAAATAA
- the LOC122305761 gene encoding UPF0481 protein At3g47200-like, translating to MPSATSLVEAGIEFKRGESNMGILNISFKNGILEIPPLLLQETTETVFRNLIAFEQCYPECEAMFTSYAVLLDSLISTTKDINILCKNNILDACLKPEDAVQFFRKLNHNTYLRDCHYLLICQIVRKYRRPSSSTFSRWRVTLVDNYFFSIWAGTSTVAATALLVFAFVQTVFTIIK from the coding sequence ATGCCTTCCGCCACGAGCCTGGTCGAGGCTGGCATCGAATTTAAAAGGGGCGAGTCCAACATGGGCATCCTGAACATAAGCTTTAAAAATGGTATCCTTGAGATCCCTCCCTTACTACTTCAAGAGACGACAGAAACCGTCTTTCGTAATCTTATCGCTTTTGAACAGTGTTATCCCGAATGCGAAGCTATGTTCACTTCATATGCGGTACTCCTAGACAGCCTCATTAGCACTACCAAGGATATCAACATACTTTGCAAGAACAACATTCTTGATGCCTGTTTGAAGCCAGAGGATGCAGTCCAGTTTTTTCGCAAGCTTAACCACAATACTTATCTCAGGGATTGCCATTACCTACTTATTTGCCAGATCGTGAGAAAATATAGGCGACCTTCTTCTAGTACTTTCTCTAGATGGCGTGTAACTTTGGTGGACAATTATTTTTTCTCCATATGGGCTGGTACCTCGACAGTGGCTGCTACTGCGCTGCTGGTGTTCGCCTTTGTACAAACTGTGTTCaccataataaaataa
- the LOC122303387 gene encoding UPF0481 protein At3g47200-like codes for MSVILPIHGLLKEALPACGGRVIELEETDQPKNIASIDDYEDSVTASIVATISQDLTMPPKPSIFRTPTILSRHNPQAYIPGAFSFGPLHHKNPNISYLERTEKIKERYLKSLISRLHSPETMPRELVRSIASVEREARKCYAGPIDCTPGEFVRILITDGCFIIELFRKHTYTDLRDRDDPIFTMACMLQFLYNDLMLLENQVPWMVLERLFAMTMECDRPQKQLVQLVKDFFSHFLSSKMPPPVVLNDLWIGDIEHILDLLRKWLILSIKEDEYINKSAWQPMPSATSLVEAGIKFKRGKSNMSILSINFNDGVLEIPPLLIQETTETVFRNLIAFEQCYPKCEAKFTSYAVLLDNLISTSKDINILCKNNILDSWLNPEDAVQFFRKLYHNTYVKEYHYLHICQKVNEYCQRRCPRWRAALVSNYFFTPWAGTSTVAAAVLLLLTLVQTVFTVIKK; via the exons ATGAGTGTAATTCTTCCAATACATGGTTTGTTGAAGGAAGCGTTGCCTGCATGCGGGGGGCGCGTGATCG AATTGGAAGAAACAGATCAACCAAAAAATATAGCATCAATCGATGATTATGAAGATAGCGTTACAGCTTCTATAGTAGCTACAATATCCCAAGATCTGACAATGCCTCCCAAGCCTTCCATCTTCAGAACCCCTACCATACTCTCCAGGCATAATCCACAAGCTTACATTCCTGGTGCATTTTCCTTTGGCCCTCTTCATCATAAAAATCCAAATATTTCATACTTGGAACGAACAGAAAAAATCAAAGAGAGGTATCTGAAAAGCCTTATCTCTAGGTTACACTCTCCTGAGACAATGCCAAGGGAACTTGTGAGATCCATCGCATCCGTAGAGAGAGAAGCTCGTAAATGTTATGCAGGACCAATCGATTGCACCCCAGGTGAGTTTGTAAGAATTTTGATAACCGATGGTTGCTTCATCATTGAGTTGTTCCGCAAGCATACTTATACTGACCTTAGAGACAGAGATGATCCAATTTTTACAATGGCTTGCATGCTTCAATTTCTCTACAATGACTTGATGTTGCTGGAAAACCAAGTACCTTGGATGGTACTTGAGCGTTTGTTTGCCATGACCATGGAATGTGATAGACCCCAAAAGCAGCTTGTGCAACtcgtaaaagattttttttctcactttttgtCATCCAAAATGCCTCCTCCTGTGGTCTTGAATGATCTCTGGATCGGAGACATCGAGCATATTCTCGATCTGCTTAGAAAATGGTTGATTTTATCAATCAAAGAAGATGAATACATAAACAAATCGGCATGGCAACCTATGCCTTCCGCCACGAGCCTAGTCGAGGCTGGCATCAAATTTAAAAGGGGCAAGTCCAACATGAGCATCCTGAGCATAAACTTTAACGATGGTGTCCTTGAGATCCCTCCCTTACTAATTCAAGAAACGACAGAAACCGTCTTTCGTAATCTTATCGCTTTTGAACAGTGTTACCCCAAATGTGAAGCTAAGTTCACTTCATATGCGGTACTCCTAGACAACCTCATTAGCACTTCGAAAGATATCAACATACTTTGCAAGAACAACATTCTTGATAGCTGGTTGAACCCAGAGGATGCAGTCCAGTTTTTTCGCAAGCTTTATCACAATACTTATGTCAAGGAATACCATTACCTACATATTTGCCAGAAAGTGAATGAATATTGCCAACGTCGTTGCCCTAGATGGCGTGCAGCTTTGGTGAGCAATTATTTCTTCACTCCATGGGCTGGTACTTCGACAGTGGCTGCTGCTGTGCTGTTGCTGCTCACATTGGTACAAACTGTGTTCAccgtaataaaaaaatag
- the LOC122302731 gene encoding UPF0481 protein At3g47200-like isoform X1 has product MGIRFFKFGYFSNIKTKHFVVIRVKGKKRVKTSELPRRHHPSVQGSVRCHARNNINRQRRKIRKQNQNMALNQGDSATITIESLTSLIEHTRSHDLFIPPKPSIFKTPVILSRHNEQAYIPDAFSFGPIHHNKPNFKASEKIKARYLDHLISRSTSPDTKLTEIVKSIEAVEKKARKCYACPIDYTPGEFVRILVIDGCFIIELFRKNSYTELREVDDPIFTMSCMLQFLYHDLILLENQLPWMVLERLFGLTMERRQSKPLMQLAVEFFANIFSSTPPPVVYPIQDIEHILDLFRRLLISSVGGEGERELGWQLMPSATSLVEAGVKLRRSEYKSILDMKFINGVLEIPPLLIQETTETVFRNLVSFEQCYANCDAWFTSYVVLLQNLINTAKDLDILCENEIIDKWSNLEDAPQFFNKIYNNTYVKKYHYLGLCQKVNRYCQRRWPRWRTVLVRNYFNTPWSTLSTVVVAMLLILLFLQTLYTIIK; this is encoded by the exons ATGGGAATTCGCTTTTTTAAATTTGGCTACTTTAGCAATATAAAAACCAAGCACTTCGTCGTGATCAGAGTGAAGGGTAAGAAAAGGGTTAAGACGAGTGAACTTCCCCGAAGGCATCATCCATCTGTTCAAGGAAGCGTACGTTGCCATGCTCG AAACAATATTAACAGACAAAGAAGGAAGATCAGGAAACAGAACCAAAATATGGCTTTGAACCAAGGAGATAGCGCCACAATCACTATCGAATCCCTGACATCTTTGATAGAACATACAAGATCCCATGATCTGTTCATACCCCCTAAGCCTTCCATCTTTAAAACGCCAGTAATACTCAGCAGGCATAATGAACAAGCTTACATCCCTGACGCGTTTTCTTTTGGCCCTATTCATCATAACAAACCAAACTTCAAAGCCTCAGAAAAAATCAAAGCTAGGTATCTGGATCACCTTATCTCTAGGTCAACCTCTCCGGATACAAAGCTAACAGAAATCGTCAAATCCATCGAGGCTGTGGAGAAAAAGGCTCGTAAATGTTATGCATGTCCAATCGATTACACCCCAGGTGAATTTGTAAGAATTTTGGTAATTGATGGTTGCTTCATCATTGAGCTGTTCCGCAAGAATTCTTATACTGAGCTTAGAGAAGTAGATGATCCAATTTTTACTATGTCTTGCATGCTTCAATTTCTTTACCATGACTTGATATTGCTTGAAAACCAACTTCCTTGGATGGTACTTGAacgcttgtttggcttaaccaTGGAACGTAGACAAAGCAAGCCTCTAATGCAACTTGCAGTAGAGTTTTTTGCTAATATTTTCTCATCCACACCTCCTCCCGTGGTTTACCCAATCCAAGACATAGAGCATATTCTTGACCTGTTTAGAAGATTGTTGATTTCATCAGTTGGAGGAGAAGGAGAACGGGAGCTAGGGTGGCAACTCATGCCTTCTGCAACGAGCCTCGTCGAGGCTGGAGTCAAATTGAGAAGGAGTGAGTACAAAAGCATCTTGGACATGAAGTTCATCAATGGCGTCCTTGAGATTCCTCCGTTATTGATTCAAGAGACAACAGAAACTGTCTTTCGGAATCTTGTCAGCTTTGAACAATGTTACGCCAATTGTGATGCTTGGTTCACTTCCTATGTTGTTCTCTTACAAAACCTCATAAACACGGCCAAAGATCTGGACATACTCTGCGAGAACGAGATTATTGATAAGTGGTCTAATCTAGAGGATGCACCCCAGTTCTTTAACAAGATTTACAACAATACTTATGTCAAGAAATACCATTACCTAGGACTTTGTCAGAAAGTGAATAGATATTGCCAGCGCAGGTGGCCTAGGTGGCGTACAGTGCTTGTGCGCAACTATTTCAACACCCCTTGGTCTACTCTTTCGACAGTGGTCGTTGCTATGCTTTTGATCCTCCTTTTTTTACAAACTTTGTACACCATAATTAAATAA